The following proteins come from a genomic window of Achromobacter deleyi:
- a CDS encoding alpha/beta fold hydrolase — MTVYATLRTPRLEIAYLEWNPGGERAAVLLHGWPDSPECWRPVAQRLADEGYRVLCPALRGFGPTRFLDAATPRSGELAALGRDLLDFIAALGLRRPLLVGHDWGARAAANACGLQPGVASHLALLSVGYGTNDPAQALPLPQARNYWYHWFMATPRGAAALREDARGFTRYLWDTWSPPGWYLPEAFAEAARAFDNPDWPAVVLHSYRQRWGFEAGDPAYADDSARLTPAPRLALPTLVLHGGSDSCNLPATSEGREAYFTGGYERRVLDGVGHFPQREAPQAVAAALLKFHADGPAAD; from the coding sequence ATGACCGTCTACGCCACCCTCCGCACGCCCCGGCTGGAGATCGCCTATCTCGAATGGAACCCCGGCGGCGAGCGCGCCGCCGTGCTGCTGCACGGCTGGCCCGACAGCCCCGAATGCTGGCGCCCGGTGGCGCAGCGCCTGGCGGACGAAGGCTACCGCGTGCTGTGCCCGGCGCTGCGCGGCTTCGGCCCGACCCGCTTCCTGGACGCGGCGACGCCGCGCAGCGGCGAGCTGGCGGCGCTGGGCCGCGATCTGCTGGACTTCATCGCCGCGCTCGGCCTGCGCCGGCCGCTGCTGGTAGGCCACGACTGGGGCGCGCGCGCCGCCGCCAACGCCTGCGGCCTGCAACCCGGCGTGGCCTCGCACCTGGCGCTGCTGTCGGTCGGCTACGGCACCAACGATCCCGCGCAGGCCCTGCCGCTGCCGCAGGCGCGCAACTACTGGTACCACTGGTTCATGGCCACGCCCCGAGGCGCGGCGGCCCTGCGCGAGGACGCCCGCGGCTTCACCCGCTATCTGTGGGACACCTGGTCGCCGCCCGGCTGGTACTTGCCCGAGGCATTCGCCGAGGCCGCGCGCGCCTTCGACAACCCCGACTGGCCCGCCGTCGTGCTGCATTCGTACCGCCAGCGCTGGGGCTTCGAGGCCGGCGACCCGGCCTACGCCGACGACAGCGCGCGGCTCACGCCCGCGCCGCGGCTGGCGCTGCCGACCCTGGTGCTGCACGGCGGCTCGGACAGCTGCAACCTGCCCGCCACGTCCGAAGGCCGCGAAGCGTATTTCACCGGCGGCTATGAACGGCGGGTGCTGGACGGCGTCGGCCACTTTCCGCAGCGCGAAGCGCCGCAGGCGGTGGCCGCGGCGCTGCTGAAATTCCACGCGGACGGGCCCGCCGCGGACTGA
- a CDS encoding sulfite exporter TauE/SafE family protein: MNLHDLSVIGTPALLATTVAVFILAGVVKGVVGLGLPTISMAMLALVMAPAQAAALLIVPSLITNLWQARPWPTLMQVLRRTGSLQAGVCVGTIAGALWLGAPAGHWASVCLGVALVLYAAWGLFGKPPTVPAQREGALGAVVGLATGVVTAATGVFVIPAVPYLQALRLDKDGLIQAMGISFTVSTVALAAGLWLNGSYTPDAAGASVLMLLPALAGMALGQWLRDRLSPRAFKQCFMVSLALLGAYQVAQGLAG, from the coding sequence ATGAACCTGCATGACCTGTCCGTCATCGGCACGCCGGCGCTGCTCGCGACCACCGTCGCCGTCTTCATCCTGGCCGGCGTGGTCAAGGGCGTGGTGGGCCTGGGCCTGCCGACCATCTCCATGGCCATGCTGGCCCTGGTGATGGCGCCGGCCCAGGCCGCCGCGCTGCTGATCGTGCCATCGCTCATCACCAACCTGTGGCAGGCGCGGCCCTGGCCGACCCTGATGCAGGTGCTGCGCCGTACTGGCTCCCTGCAGGCGGGTGTGTGCGTCGGTACGATCGCCGGCGCGCTGTGGCTGGGCGCGCCGGCCGGCCACTGGGCCAGCGTGTGCCTGGGGGTGGCGCTGGTGCTGTATGCGGCCTGGGGGCTGTTCGGCAAGCCTCCCACCGTGCCCGCGCAGCGCGAGGGCGCGCTGGGCGCGGTGGTGGGATTGGCCACCGGCGTCGTCACCGCGGCCACCGGCGTCTTCGTGATACCCGCCGTGCCCTATCTGCAGGCGCTGCGCCTGGACAAGGACGGCCTGATCCAGGCCATGGGCATCTCGTTCACGGTGTCGACGGTAGCGCTGGCGGCGGGCCTGTGGCTGAACGGCAGCTACACCCCCGACGCCGCCGGCGCCTCGGTGCTGATGCTGCTGCCGGCGCTGGCCGGCATGGCGCTGGGGCAATGGTTGCGCGACCGGCTGTCGCCGCGCGCCTTCAAGCAATGCTTCATGGTGAGCCTGGCGCTGCTGGGCGCCTACCAGGTGGCGCAGGGCCTGGCCGGGTAG
- a CDS encoding LysR substrate-binding domain-containing protein, with product MRFDLTDLRLFLNVQETGSITAGARRSHMTLASASERIRGMEETLGVPLLLREHRGVQATPAGRTLAHHARLVLAQMDRMRGELDHYGQGLKGHVRVLCNTTALSEYLPQVLGEFLKDHPRVSVDLEERLSYEIADALRAGTCDIGVLADSTDLHGLQVLRFRHDPLALVLPPGHRLAGRETALLADVADEEFVGLVEGSALQEHIAHHARRGGKALSYRVRLRSFDAVCRMVGQGVGIAIMPKVAAVRYGRAAGVRRVALVDDWAVRDLVLCVRGELPAYAQQLVAYALRDAPKT from the coding sequence ATGCGCTTCGACCTGACCGATCTGCGGCTTTTCCTCAACGTGCAGGAAACCGGCTCCATCACGGCGGGCGCCCGTCGTTCGCACATGACGCTGGCGTCCGCCAGCGAACGCATCCGCGGCATGGAAGAAACGCTGGGCGTGCCGCTGCTGCTGCGCGAGCACCGCGGCGTGCAGGCCACGCCGGCCGGCCGCACGCTGGCGCATCACGCGCGGCTGGTGCTGGCGCAGATGGACCGCATGCGCGGCGAGCTGGACCACTACGGCCAGGGGCTAAAGGGCCATGTGCGGGTGCTGTGCAACACCACCGCGCTCAGCGAGTACCTGCCGCAGGTGCTGGGCGAATTCCTCAAGGACCATCCGCGCGTCTCGGTCGACCTGGAAGAGCGCCTCAGCTACGAAATCGCCGATGCCTTGCGCGCCGGCACCTGCGATATCGGCGTGCTGGCCGATTCCACCGACCTGCACGGGCTGCAGGTGCTGCGCTTTCGCCATGATCCGCTGGCGCTGGTGCTGCCGCCGGGCCATCGGCTGGCGGGGCGCGAGACGGCGCTGCTGGCCGACGTGGCGGACGAGGAGTTCGTGGGGCTGGTGGAAGGCAGCGCATTGCAGGAGCACATCGCGCACCATGCGCGCCGCGGCGGCAAGGCGCTGTCGTACCGCGTGCGGCTGCGCAGCTTCGACGCCGTCTGCCGCATGGTGGGGCAGGGCGTGGGCATCGCCATCATGCCGAAGGTGGCGGCGGTGCGCTACGGCCGCGCGGCCGGTGTGCGGCGGGTCGCGCTGGTCGACGACTGGGCCGTGCGCGACCTGGTGCTGTGCGTGCGCGGCGAGCTGCCGGCCTATGCGCAGCAGCTGGTGGCCTACGCGCTGCGCGATGCGCCCAAGACCTAG
- a CDS encoding SDR family NAD(P)-dependent oxidoreductase, with amino-acid sequence MSTEKIWFVTGAAGGLGLALVRMLLDQGCHVAATADDVDVLMEAVGAKLEGRFLPLEVDLADEGNVRRAVDTAIAAFGRIDVVVNHAGHGLSGPLETLSDDALRGSFDINVFGVLNVVRAVMPRLRAQRAGHVFNISSILGFDGGRAGWGAYSAAKFAVSGLTEALALEAAPHGVRVSLVYPGAMRAGVDEAGGHPEAGQAVVAGHPAAGDPAKAARALIQAADGQYAPLHLFLGRDAFDQARGKIQSVQQELARWREMSVSIGFVDERRMAA; translated from the coding sequence ATGAGCACCGAAAAAATCTGGTTTGTCACAGGCGCCGCGGGCGGCCTGGGTCTGGCGCTGGTCAGGATGCTGCTCGATCAGGGGTGCCACGTCGCGGCCACGGCGGACGATGTGGATGTGTTGATGGAGGCCGTGGGCGCCAAGCTCGAAGGCCGCTTCCTGCCGCTGGAAGTGGATCTGGCCGATGAAGGCAACGTGCGCCGCGCGGTCGACACCGCCATTGCCGCGTTCGGCCGCATCGACGTGGTGGTCAACCACGCGGGCCACGGCCTGTCCGGGCCGCTCGAGACGCTGTCCGACGATGCGTTGCGCGGCAGCTTCGATATCAACGTCTTCGGCGTGCTGAACGTGGTGCGCGCGGTGATGCCGCGCCTGCGCGCCCAGCGCGCGGGGCATGTGTTCAATATTTCGTCGATCCTCGGTTTCGATGGCGGCCGCGCCGGCTGGGGCGCCTACAGCGCCGCCAAGTTCGCGGTCAGCGGCCTGACCGAGGCGCTGGCGCTGGAAGCCGCGCCGCACGGCGTGCGCGTGTCGCTGGTGTATCCCGGCGCGATGCGGGCGGGGGTCGACGAGGCCGGCGGCCATCCCGAGGCGGGGCAGGCGGTGGTGGCGGGGCATCCCGCCGCCGGCGATCCGGCCAAGGCGGCGCGCGCGCTGATCCAGGCGGCCGACGGGCAGTATGCGCCGCTGCACCTGTTCCTCGGCCGCGACGCCTTCGACCAGGCGCGCGGCAAGATCCAGTCGGTGCAGCAGGAGCTGGCGCGCTGGCGCGAGATGTCGGTGTCGATCGGCTTCGTCGACGAGCGCCGCATGGCGGCCTGA
- a CDS encoding LysR family transcriptional regulator translates to MDTPAAPAGAVLDLTLLRTFLEVVDHGGFALAADALALTPSAVSGHIKRLESAAGAVLLERTTRSFELTAAGETLYAYARNIVDLEREARARLRGAGLKGRLRIGSSEDFAGAWLAEVLQAFHRAHPGASIELKVGVTADLLRQQERGKLDVVFGKRCARVHDDGELLWEEELVWAWGEDKPWKPGERMPLAVFPDPCVYREAAIAALGKARRAWLPAFESASMAGCLAAAQAGFAVAPVARSQLRQGLRALSREDGMPALPNARFYAFARSAEPAVRALVAAVRETGQRRRFAR, encoded by the coding sequence ATGGACACCCCCGCGGCGCCGGCCGGCGCGGTGCTGGACCTGACCCTGCTGCGCACCTTCCTGGAGGTCGTGGACCATGGCGGCTTCGCGCTGGCGGCCGATGCGCTGGCGCTGACGCCGTCGGCGGTCAGCGGCCACATCAAGCGCCTGGAGTCGGCGGCCGGCGCCGTGCTGCTGGAGCGCACCACCCGCAGCTTCGAGCTGACCGCGGCGGGCGAGACGCTCTACGCCTACGCGCGCAATATCGTCGACCTGGAACGCGAGGCCCGCGCCCGCCTGCGCGGCGCCGGCCTGAAGGGACGGTTGCGCATCGGCTCCTCGGAAGACTTCGCCGGCGCCTGGCTGGCCGAGGTGCTGCAGGCGTTCCATCGCGCGCATCCCGGCGCGTCGATCGAATTGAAGGTGGGCGTCACGGCCGACCTGCTGCGCCAGCAGGAACGCGGCAAGCTCGACGTGGTGTTCGGCAAGCGCTGCGCGCGCGTGCACGATGACGGCGAACTACTGTGGGAAGAGGAACTGGTGTGGGCCTGGGGCGAGGACAAGCCGTGGAAGCCGGGCGAGCGCATGCCGCTGGCGGTGTTCCCGGATCCCTGCGTCTACCGCGAGGCCGCGATCGCGGCGCTGGGCAAGGCGCGGCGCGCCTGGCTGCCGGCGTTCGAAAGCGCCAGCATGGCGGGCTGCCTGGCCGCGGCGCAGGCCGGCTTCGCGGTGGCGCCGGTGGCGCGCAGCCAGTTGCGTCAGGGCCTGCGCGCGCTGTCGCGCGAGGACGGCATGCCGGCGCTGCCGAACGCGCGTTTCTATGCCTTCGCACGCTCGGCCGAACCGGCGGTGCGGGCCCTGGTCGCGGCCGTGCGCGAGACCGGACAGCGGCGCCGGTTCGCGCGCTGA
- a CDS encoding sel1 repeat family protein: protein MNQSITRRMAVAWPAALLIALALHSSGRAEANNGLSAYATPVQKYALALEAQTQGDYPAMLTWLRAAAREGHAPAQRMLGIALLGGPALYGTGQPADLCEGRLWLLRAASQGGADDVAYALFGRPRDPLTAHCEAA, encoded by the coding sequence ATGAACCAATCCATCACGCGGCGCATGGCCGTGGCCTGGCCGGCCGCCTTGCTGATCGCCCTGGCGCTGCATTCCTCAGGCCGCGCCGAAGCCAACAACGGCCTGTCGGCCTATGCCACGCCGGTGCAGAAATACGCCCTGGCGCTGGAAGCCCAGACGCAGGGCGACTATCCCGCCATGCTGACATGGCTGCGGGCGGCGGCGCGCGAAGGGCATGCGCCGGCCCAGCGCATGCTCGGCATCGCCCTGCTCGGCGGTCCGGCGCTGTATGGCACCGGCCAGCCCGCCGATCTGTGCGAAGGCCGCCTATGGCTGCTGCGCGCCGCCAGCCAGGGCGGCGCCGACGACGTCGCCTATGCGCTGTTCGGCCGGCCGCGCGACCCGCTCACCGCGCATTGCGAGGCCGCATGA
- a CDS encoding AraC family transcriptional regulator, which yields MPASQFVMSRSALAGVQAVAARSGRAFARHTHDQYGIGVIRHGAQVSHSGRGQVEAGPGHVITVNPGEVHDGAPIGGERAWQMLYLDPAVVAGAADALPAARGFEFEHPAMDAPALAADLLALYALAVTGGDALARDVLLARVLARAGGLARSVPASGAPAAIRHALGLIDDAPAAALSLADLAQACGLSRFQVLRGFSRATGMTPHAYQVQRRLLLARRLLRQGMALADAAASAGFADQSHMTRLFTRAYGVSPGRYALAAAG from the coding sequence ATGCCCGCCAGCCAGTTCGTCATGTCGCGCAGCGCCCTTGCCGGCGTGCAGGCCGTGGCCGCGCGCAGCGGGCGGGCCTTCGCGCGGCATACGCACGACCAGTACGGCATCGGCGTGATCCGCCACGGGGCGCAGGTGTCGCACAGCGGCCGCGGCCAGGTCGAGGCCGGCCCGGGCCACGTCATCACGGTCAATCCCGGCGAGGTGCATGACGGCGCGCCGATCGGCGGCGAACGTGCCTGGCAGATGCTGTACCTGGATCCTGCGGTGGTGGCGGGCGCGGCCGACGCGCTGCCGGCCGCCCGCGGTTTTGAATTCGAACATCCGGCGATGGACGCCCCGGCGCTGGCGGCGGACCTGCTGGCGCTGTACGCGCTGGCCGTGACGGGCGGCGACGCGCTGGCGCGCGACGTGCTGCTGGCGCGGGTGCTGGCGCGCGCCGGCGGCCTGGCGCGGAGCGTGCCGGCGAGCGGCGCCCCCGCCGCCATCCGCCATGCCCTCGGCCTGATCGACGACGCCCCGGCCGCCGCGCTGTCGCTGGCCGACCTGGCCCAGGCCTGCGGCCTGAGCCGCTTCCAGGTGCTGCGCGGTTTCAGCCGCGCCACCGGCATGACGCCCCACGCCTACCAGGTGCAGCGCCGGCTGCTGCTGGCGCGCCGCCTGCTGCGCCAGGGCATGGCGCTGGCCGACGCGGCGGCCAGCGCCGGCTTTGCCGACCAGAGCCACATGACCCGGCTGTTCACGCGCGCCTACGGCGTCTCGCCCGGGCGCTACGCGCTGGCCGCCGCCGGCTGA
- a CDS encoding LysR substrate-binding domain-containing protein, producing the protein MTPFSPDEVLRKLTSRLKMRHLMLLLQIEQHGSLTRVAEHMATSQPAVTNALAELESMFDVPLFERSVRGMTPTPLGAVVLARARALVHDLGHLVQEMEAVAAGQAAHLHIGVIPFVSGQMLSAAIARTMPQGRGITATIHEGQGPALLRQLRDHTLDVVVGWATPSVDLGQIDFEVLYHQPPRLIASRRLAARLGRARLEWNMLADLDWILGTPDSPIREQVADIFLRAGLAPPTPSVQSDSSKLIGEMIVASDRAVSILPADIADELVRIAGAAIVPYSFDWTLPPISLFTRADGLRRNVDALFAAALREVFSRGGRT; encoded by the coding sequence ATGACACCGTTTTCCCCGGATGAGGTGCTCCGGAAACTGACCTCGCGGCTGAAGATGCGGCACCTGATGCTGCTACTGCAGATCGAGCAGCACGGCTCGCTGACGCGGGTGGCCGAACACATGGCCACCAGCCAGCCCGCCGTGACCAACGCGCTGGCCGAACTGGAAAGCATGTTCGACGTGCCGCTGTTCGAACGCTCGGTGCGCGGCATGACCCCCACCCCCCTGGGCGCGGTGGTGCTGGCGCGGGCCCGGGCGCTGGTGCACGACCTGGGCCACCTGGTGCAGGAAATGGAGGCCGTGGCCGCCGGCCAGGCCGCCCACCTGCACATCGGGGTGATTCCGTTCGTTTCGGGGCAGATGCTGTCGGCCGCCATCGCCCGCACCATGCCGCAGGGGCGCGGCATCACCGCCACCATCCACGAGGGCCAGGGCCCCGCGCTGCTGCGCCAGCTGCGCGACCACACGCTGGACGTGGTGGTGGGCTGGGCCACGCCGTCGGTGGACCTGGGCCAGATCGACTTCGAGGTGCTGTACCACCAGCCGCCGCGCCTGATCGCCAGCCGCCGGCTGGCGGCGCGGCTGGGCCGCGCCCGGCTGGAATGGAACATGCTGGCCGACCTGGACTGGATCCTGGGCACGCCGGACAGCCCGATCCGCGAACAGGTGGCCGACATCTTCCTGCGCGCCGGCCTGGCGCCGCCCACGCCCTCGGTGCAGAGCGATTCGTCCAAGCTGATCGGCGAAATGATCGTCGCCAGCGACCGCGCCGTGTCCATCCTGCCGGCCGACATCGCCGACGAGCTGGTGCGCATCGCCGGCGCGGCGATCGTGCCGTATTCTTTCGACTGGACCTTGCCGCCGATCTCGCTGTTCACCCGCGCCGACGGCCTGCGCCGCAACGTCGACGCCCTGTTCGCGGCGGCGCTGCGCGAGGTCTTCAGCCGCGGCGGGCGGACCTGA
- a CDS encoding DMT family transporter, which translates to MNRTLQGYCCLAAAMALVGSTVVASKIIAAGLPPFSATALRFALALPCFALLWKLTGARLPRLAWRDWLLLAAQAIAGSVGYTTLLIAGLQRTSAVDGGVILGTLPLVSAGIAIALLGERPGKATLLAIVVAAAGVWLMTRSGVAQDGGTLLGNALVLGAVLCEGLFILLHKRLRAPVPPLALSTLMVAIGLAVCLPAALAEAPWTRPVPLDALLAVAYYAVVPTVGGFVLWYAGSERVSGSDAALFTAIAPVSAVLLAALLLGEALSASQLTGMACVLGAVLVLARAR; encoded by the coding sequence ATGAACCGTACCCTGCAAGGCTATTGCTGCCTGGCCGCCGCGATGGCGCTGGTCGGCAGCACCGTCGTCGCCAGCAAGATCATCGCCGCCGGCCTGCCGCCGTTCAGCGCCACCGCGTTGCGCTTCGCGCTGGCGCTGCCCTGCTTCGCCCTGCTGTGGAAGCTGACCGGCGCGCGCCTGCCGCGCCTGGCCTGGCGCGACTGGCTGCTGCTGGCGGCGCAGGCCATCGCCGGCAGCGTCGGCTACACCACGCTGCTGATCGCCGGCCTGCAGCGCACGTCGGCGGTGGACGGCGGCGTGATCCTGGGCACGCTGCCGCTGGTGTCGGCCGGCATCGCCATCGCCCTGCTGGGCGAGCGGCCCGGCAAGGCCACGCTGCTGGCCATCGTGGTGGCGGCGGCGGGCGTCTGGCTGATGACGCGAAGCGGCGTGGCTCAGGATGGCGGCACGCTGCTGGGCAACGCGCTGGTGCTGGGCGCGGTGCTGTGCGAGGGCTTGTTCATCCTGCTGCACAAGCGGCTGCGGGCGCCGGTGCCGCCGCTGGCGCTGTCGACGCTGATGGTCGCCATCGGCCTGGCGGTGTGCCTGCCCGCCGCCCTGGCCGAAGCGCCGTGGACGCGGCCGGTGCCGCTGGACGCGCTGCTCGCGGTGGCGTACTACGCCGTGGTCCCGACCGTGGGCGGCTTCGTGCTGTGGTACGCCGGCTCGGAGCGCGTCAGCGGTTCGGACGCCGCGCTGTTCACCGCGATCGCGCCGGTCTCGGCCGTGCTGCTGGCCGCGCTGCTGCTGGGCGAGGCGCTGTCGGCCAGCCAGTTGACCGGCATGGCCTGCGTGCTAGGCGCGGTGCTGGTGTTGGCCCGCGCGCGCTAG
- a CDS encoding MarR family winged helix-turn-helix transcriptional regulator, producing the protein MPDADSSAIPQDPLICNGAALRKATRRVSQLYDTVLAPCGLKVSQHSILVHIARAGSPSMTDLARAMVLDRSALAHNLKPLERDGYVHMARDERDGRSRRVALTDAGRDKLAESRRLWKDAQRRFEAAYGAERAAALRTSLADIFSDEFALAFSRG; encoded by the coding sequence ATGCCCGACGCCGATTCCTCCGCCATTCCCCAGGACCCGCTGATCTGCAACGGCGCCGCGCTGCGCAAGGCGACCCGGCGCGTCTCGCAGCTGTACGACACGGTGCTCGCGCCCTGCGGCCTGAAAGTGTCGCAGCACTCGATCCTGGTGCACATCGCCCGCGCCGGCTCGCCGTCCATGACCGACCTGGCGCGCGCCATGGTGCTGGACCGTTCCGCGCTGGCGCACAACCTCAAGCCGCTCGAGCGCGATGGCTACGTCCACATGGCCCGCGACGAGCGCGACGGCCGCAGCCGCCGCGTGGCGCTGACCGACGCCGGCCGCGACAAGCTGGCCGAATCCAGGCGCCTGTGGAAGGACGCGCAGCGCCGCTTCGAGGCCGCATACGGCGCCGAGCGGGCCGCGGCGTTGCGGACCTCGCTGGCGGACATCTTCTCCGACGAGTTCGCGCTGGCGTTCAGCCGCGGCTAG
- a CDS encoding MATE family efflux transporter yields MSASSAPRPANARLQAMLHAPIAPTLARLAWPNILMMLAQSATGLIETWFLARLGTPVLAGVALVVPVLMLMQNMSQGAMGGGISAAVARTLGAGRQQEADQLVLHAVVLNAALGLLFCVLLLAFGPLLYRALGAEGAALEAALAYSNVIFGGIVLMWLMNAFASVIRGTGNMLVPGAVICGGALLLVPLSPCLIFGWGPFPALGVAGGGWALVTYYAVGTLVLGGYCLSGRNAARLTRCRLHLSLMRNILSVGALATLNPLLTNGLVALTAALVGAYAGTAAVAGYGIAVRLEYLMMPLAFGLGAPMVAMVGSNIGAGQPERALRVALTGGAMAFALAEALGLAAALFPEAWLRLFGAEDHMLEAGSAYLRIVGPVYGFFALGFSMYFASQGAGRLKWPLWAGFLRLAVGAGIGGVALHLTGSLTLFFLIAAAAMCLYGLIILTAVASGSWFERGHLRKPGLAQR; encoded by the coding sequence ATGTCCGCCTCTTCCGCGCCCCGCCCCGCCAATGCCCGCCTGCAGGCCATGCTGCACGCGCCGATCGCCCCCACGCTGGCCCGGCTGGCGTGGCCCAATATCCTGATGATGCTGGCGCAGTCCGCCACCGGCCTGATCGAGACCTGGTTCCTGGCGCGGCTGGGCACGCCGGTGCTGGCGGGCGTGGCGCTGGTGGTGCCGGTGCTGATGTTGATGCAGAACATGTCGCAGGGCGCCATGGGCGGCGGCATCTCCGCCGCGGTGGCGCGCACGCTGGGCGCCGGACGGCAGCAGGAGGCCGACCAGCTGGTGCTGCACGCGGTGGTGCTGAACGCCGCGCTGGGCCTGCTGTTCTGCGTGCTGCTGCTGGCCTTCGGGCCGCTGCTGTACCGCGCGCTCGGCGCCGAGGGTGCCGCGCTGGAGGCGGCGCTGGCCTATTCCAACGTCATCTTCGGCGGCATCGTGCTGATGTGGCTGATGAACGCGTTCGCCAGCGTCATCCGCGGCACCGGCAACATGCTGGTGCCCGGCGCGGTGATCTGCGGCGGCGCGCTGCTGCTGGTGCCGCTGTCGCCTTGCCTGATCTTCGGCTGGGGCCCGTTCCCGGCGCTGGGCGTGGCCGGCGGCGGCTGGGCGCTGGTCACCTACTACGCCGTCGGCACGCTGGTGCTGGGCGGCTATTGCCTGAGCGGCCGCAACGCCGCGCGCCTGACCCGCTGCCGCCTGCACCTGAGCCTGATGCGCAACATCCTCAGCGTCGGCGCGCTGGCCACGCTCAACCCGCTGCTCACCAACGGCCTGGTGGCGCTGACGGCGGCGCTGGTGGGCGCCTATGCCGGCACCGCCGCGGTGGCCGGCTACGGCATCGCGGTGCGGCTGGAATACCTGATGATGCCGCTGGCGTTCGGCCTGGGCGCGCCGATGGTGGCGATGGTCGGCTCCAACATCGGCGCGGGCCAGCCGGAACGCGCCCTGCGCGTGGCGCTCACGGGCGGCGCGATGGCGTTCGCGCTGGCCGAGGCGCTCGGCCTGGCGGCGGCGCTGTTTCCCGAAGCGTGGCTGCGCCTGTTCGGCGCCGAGGACCACATGCTGGAAGCCGGCAGCGCCTATCTGCGCATCGTCGGGCCGGTGTACGGCTTCTTCGCGCTCGGGTTCTCGATGTACTTCGCCTCGCAGGGCGCGGGCCGCCTGAAATGGCCGCTGTGGGCCGGCTTCCTGCGCCTGGCGGTGGGCGCGGGCATCGGCGGCGTGGCGCTGCACCTGACCGGATCGCTGACGCTGTTCTTCCTGATCGCCGCGGCCGCCATGTGCCTGTATGGCCTGATTATCCTGACCGCCGTGGCGTCGGGCTCATGGTTCGAGCGGGGGCACCTGCGCAAGCCCGGGCTGGCGCAACGCTGA